DNA sequence from the Cyanobacteria bacterium GSL.Bin1 genome:
ATTTTAATTATTTCCCTGCAAGTGATGCTGAAAAAGGAAGTGATTGATTTTTTAGAAATGAGAATACAGCGCGATGTTCTCTGCGGGAACCGGCTTGCGCGATCGCGCTCTTAAATCCCTTACCCCCAGATTTTGCCGATATTGAGATTAAACCCGTCCAATACATCTTCCCCAGACAGGAAATTAGGCGCTTCTAAGATTTCTACTGCTTGTTGGGCGCGATAAATCGCAACCTGCTTGTTTTTTGGCTCAATTAACCAACCTAAACGCGAGCCATTTTCCAGATATTCTTCCATTTTTGCCATCCCTTGGGGCAAGGAATCTGAAGGTGACAGTAGTTCCATGACAAAATCAGGACACAGGGGGAGAAACCCTCTTTTTTCCTCTGCTGTCAGTGCATCCCATTTTTCTAACGGAATCCAAGCCGCATCCGGCGATCGCTGCGCGCCATTGGGTAACGAAAATCCCCCGGAAGAATCAAACGTTTCTCCTAGCCCAGTTTGGTCATTCCAATTAACTAAAGCAGCAATCAGTTTAGCGTTCCAAGCACTGGTTTCTCCACCGGTGGGAGACATAATGATTAACTCTCCTTTCGCATTCAGTTCGAGCTTTGCTTCGGGGTTGGTTGCACAGAGGGTGTAGAATTGTTCTTTTGTCAATTGAATGAGGGGGTTGAGATTGAGAGTGGTAGCGCTCATCAGTGAACTGGTGTGGAGTGAACAAACGGAATGTCCTTTTTTCATCTTAGCGACCGGATAGCGCGATCGCGTCCCCAAATACTCCAATCAAGACTAATAAGGCTCTCCTAGGGAGTTATGAAAAATAATAGCAAATAACGCCCAAAAAAATTGCCATGCAAGCTTTACGGAATTGTAAAAATCAAATTTTACCAAGTAATTCATAAAGTTATACTCCTTATTATTGTTGAT
Encoded proteins:
- a CDS encoding Uma2 family endonuclease, which produces MSATTLNLNPLIQLTKEQFYTLCATNPEAKLELNAKGELIIMSPTGGETSAWNAKLIAALVNWNDQTGLGETFDSSGGFSLPNGAQRSPDAAWIPLEKWDALTAEEKRGFLPLCPDFVMELLSPSDSLPQGMAKMEEYLENGSRLGWLIEPKNKQVAIYRAQQAVEILEAPNFLSGEDVLDGFNLNIGKIWG